The Teredinibacter sp. KSP-S5-2 genome includes a window with the following:
- a CDS encoding phage tail protein encodes MAIALVPTITSAGLAAVFNATNDGLQARLTQVVFGEQGWTPDQNATHLRAEKNRVDIEGGSRVNQTQIHITAIENGNQEYWVREIGFLLSDGTLFAVWSDAQQPLAWKSADVDLLLAFDMVLSALPDDSVVVEGTGGFNLSPATEDEIGLVRLATEAEARAGVINTAVAMTPWGTRQHGDARYAGKQHTHNWGQVTGKPTTFTPAAHTHTWTQISGRPTSMPPTPHYHDDRYTPTNNFLVSWGRTSTRNRRSRVNWDGSNNFSYNYADIGPPVGYTTSHLMGFLASIGFIHFGGEVDGIDRLWCRWRIQNNNIRVIAQNSENNAASQINYMAIWRK; translated from the coding sequence ATGGCCATCGCGCTGGTTCCGACCATCACCTCGGCGGGACTGGCCGCTGTGTTTAATGCTACCAATGACGGTCTGCAGGCGCGCCTGACCCAGGTGGTATTTGGTGAGCAAGGCTGGACGCCAGATCAGAATGCAACACACCTTCGTGCGGAAAAAAATCGCGTGGATATTGAAGGTGGTTCGAGAGTGAATCAGACTCAAATTCATATTACCGCCATCGAAAATGGAAACCAGGAGTATTGGGTACGCGAAATCGGTTTTTTATTATCCGATGGTACGCTGTTCGCGGTATGGAGTGATGCACAACAGCCGCTTGCTTGGAAATCGGCAGATGTGGATTTGTTATTAGCCTTCGATATGGTACTGAGTGCATTACCGGATGACAGTGTCGTTGTTGAGGGAACAGGTGGTTTTAATTTATCGCCTGCGACTGAGGATGAGATTGGGTTAGTGCGACTTGCCACGGAAGCCGAAGCGAGAGCGGGTGTGATAAATACTGCCGTGGCCATGACACCGTGGGGTACGCGACAACATGGTGATGCTCGGTATGCAGGGAAACAGCATACGCACAATTGGGGGCAGGTGACGGGTAAGCCGACCACGTTTACACCAGCAGCCCACACGCACACATGGACTCAGATTAGTGGCAGGCCAACGAGTATGCCGCCAACGCCCCACTATCATGATGATCGCTACACACCGACGAATAATTTTTTAGTCAGTTGGGGGCGAACCTCCACGCGTAACCGACGCTCAAGAGTGAATTGGGATGGTTCAAATAACTTCAGTTATAACTACGCCGATATTGGGCCGCCTGTGGGATATACCACGAGTCATCTTATGGGATTTCTTGCGAGTATTGGATTTATTCATTTTGGTGGCGAGGTCGATGGCATTGACCGGCTGTGGTGCCGATGGCGAATTCAAAATAACAATATTCGCGTGATTGCTCAAAACAGCGAAAACAATGCGGCATCGCAAATTAATTACATGGCGATCTGGCGGAAGTAA
- a CDS encoding phage tail sheath C-terminal domain-containing protein encodes MAFLHGVEVVEINNGPRPIRTVRSSVIGLIGTAPEADPERFPLNFPVLVAGRRSDMAGIGSTGTLPAALDDIFDQAGALIVVVRVSDGITQPSDGYGGAVDPSDTFDGEEYIPPPSEALNEVIGGVDNDTGQYLGVYAFLAAQSEVHVTPRVLIAPEFSHNAAVANEMLTVAERLRAVVIADGPNTNDIEAIHYREQFGSPRLYIVDPWVRVWNTAIGAEVIRPVSARVAGLIAKSDAEFGFWRSPSNQELRGILGTVRSIDFTLGDPNARANILNENEVATVIQETGYRLWGNRTCSDDPKWAFLSVRRTADMVNESILQGHLWAVDRTISKTYVEDVLEGVNAYLRSLRTRGAIINGQAWIDAEFNTPADIESGKVTFSFDFTPPPPAEHIVFRSEVVNGYLTEVIPLPAN; translated from the coding sequence ATGGCGTTTTTACATGGTGTGGAAGTCGTTGAAATTAACAACGGCCCGCGTCCAATTCGTACTGTGCGTTCGAGTGTGATCGGTTTAATTGGGACGGCACCGGAAGCCGACCCAGAACGTTTTCCGTTAAATTTTCCTGTGCTGGTGGCTGGGCGACGATCTGATATGGCGGGTATTGGTTCGACCGGAACCTTGCCCGCTGCGTTGGATGATATCTTTGACCAAGCGGGTGCGCTGATTGTGGTGGTGCGTGTGAGTGACGGTATTACCCAACCGTCAGATGGCTACGGTGGTGCTGTTGATCCCAGCGATACCTTTGATGGGGAGGAGTATATTCCTCCTCCATCAGAAGCTCTAAATGAAGTAATCGGCGGTGTGGATAATGACACCGGACAATATCTCGGTGTGTATGCGTTTTTAGCGGCGCAAAGTGAAGTCCATGTCACACCGAGGGTACTTATTGCCCCAGAGTTTTCACACAACGCCGCAGTGGCCAATGAAATGTTAACGGTTGCAGAACGATTGCGCGCCGTGGTGATCGCAGATGGCCCCAATACCAATGATATTGAAGCGATTCATTATCGTGAACAATTTGGTAGTCCACGCTTATACATTGTTGATCCCTGGGTACGGGTATGGAATACGGCAATCGGTGCCGAAGTCATTCGTCCTGTCAGTGCGCGTGTGGCTGGGTTAATCGCAAAAAGCGATGCCGAATTTGGTTTTTGGCGTTCACCGTCCAATCAAGAGTTACGTGGGATTCTCGGCACGGTGAGAAGCATTGACTTCACGCTCGGTGATCCGAATGCACGCGCGAATATCTTAAATGAAAATGAAGTGGCCACGGTTATTCAAGAAACGGGTTATCGCCTATGGGGCAATCGCACCTGTTCCGATGATCCAAAGTGGGCGTTTTTATCGGTACGCCGTACAGCGGATATGGTGAACGAAAGCATTCTCCAAGGACACCTGTGGGCAGTGGATCGCACTATTTCTAAAACCTATGTCGAGGATGTATTAGAAGGCGTCAATGCGTACCTTCGTTCTTTGCGAACACGCGGTGCGATCATCAATGGTCAGGCGTGGATTGATGCCGAGTTCAATACGCCTGCGGATATCGAGTCGGGAAAAGTGACCTTCAGTTTTGACTTTACGCCGCCACCGCCAGCGGAACACATTGTTTTTCGTAGCGAAGTGGTTAATGGCTATTTAACCGAAGTGATTCCTTTGCCTGCGAATTAA
- a CDS encoding phage major tail tube protein, whose protein sequence is MLDDVLRNMTLTVDGRGYAGNIEELVLPKLSLQTEEFRNGGMDAPVDIELGMEKLECEFTLTRFNRHSLTLFGVFSGETQLTARGAVVSDNGQTQAAVINMRGLVRELDMGTWKPGEKSTNKFMVSLRYYKLVLDEFPIYEIDIPNFLRKVNGVDQLAKMRAALGL, encoded by the coding sequence ATGCTTGATGATGTGCTTCGTAATATGACTTTGACAGTAGATGGTCGCGGTTATGCAGGCAATATAGAAGAACTTGTTCTGCCTAAGTTAAGTTTACAAACGGAGGAGTTTCGCAACGGCGGCATGGATGCGCCAGTCGATATTGAGCTGGGGATGGAAAAGCTCGAGTGTGAATTTACCTTAACTCGATTTAATCGTCATTCGCTAACTCTGTTTGGTGTGTTTAGCGGTGAAACCCAACTCACTGCCCGAGGTGCGGTGGTGTCCGATAACGGCCAAACGCAAGCAGCAGTCATCAATATGCGTGGTCTGGTGCGAGAGTTGGATATGGGTACCTGGAAGCCGGGAGAGAAGTCTACCAACAAGTTTATGGTATCACTACGCTATTACAAGCTTGTCCTGGATGAATTCCCGATTTACGAAATCGATATTCCCAACTTCTTACGAAAAGTGAATGGCGTCGACCAGCTTGCCAAAATGCGTGCCGCGTTAGGGCTTTGA
- a CDS encoding phage tail assembly protein encodes MAARTQSPVSRTEVTLQYPIFFDGKEHTQILIRRPKVRDMLGVEDSTSNDAQKEIDLFANLCECSPDLITELDMLDYAKLQETYQGFLSSKRKTPAKR; translated from the coding sequence ATGGCAGCACGCACCCAATCACCGGTTTCTCGAACAGAAGTGACCTTGCAGTATCCGATATTTTTTGACGGAAAAGAACATACACAGATCCTGATTCGGCGTCCAAAGGTAAGGGATATGCTCGGTGTGGAAGACAGTACGTCCAATGACGCCCAAAAAGAAATCGATTTGTTCGCCAATCTTTGTGAATGCTCGCCGGATTTAATTACCGAACTGGATATGTTGGACTACGCCAAGTTACAAGAGACTTATCAAGGTTTTTTATCTTCAAAGCGCAAGACGCCCGCAAAGCGTTAG
- a CDS encoding phage tail tape measure protein — MASQFNVAISIGATLKKNFKTVTQGSQVQLNKLGDSIRKVKDQQQAIRKFDMDSTRVNAARIAFAQASLKVKDLRMQVAASKNPTKTLLNQYARAQERSNRLSDALTRQRRRLQESRQAMTGLGLSTQNLQQQNKRLGASADQLNQKYQRLGNTLKTQQQLRMKRDQVRGDLFDATAMGFLVSRPLSTAMDFEDSMAKLGALTKDATEEQLTVLNKEAQKLGRTTQFTSSQTGDAMGFLAMAGFDADEIKQSTGNVLQLAQASGADLATTADIASNIMSGFNIQASESQRISDVLTKTFTSSNTTLQMLGETMKFVGPVAAATNTDLEVAAAMAGKLGDAGIQGSMAGTALRTMLLRLSAPPRMAADALEQLNIVTKDSAGNLRSFPELLKEINDATSEMGTGDRTEMIKRIFGTEAASAAAVLMDQAGKDKLQSFITILGASKGTAQQVSKKMSSTTRGALKRLGSALESISIVVGGLFLPAIAAVADILAIVASWVSLFAEKFPLLTTVVVGATVGIIGLRIATIASTWTYLFMKSALLGVNTTFGITAMLTKLNQTGLLRLNAVASITAVRTGLMTAAQWALNVAMTANPIGLIIAGIAALGAAGYFLVTRWDTVKTFVIDFWQSIKEKTKNAVGFLIQFIGKLLDPFGLLKKTVQFVGALFSGNDSPEIKLGASSNISTLDDVQQRTVNAAKTASQIQNSTQVNASIVVNPAPGMDEQKMGEKMKFMLEEEMLRAQADQRGALYD, encoded by the coding sequence ATGGCTTCTCAGTTTAACGTTGCAATTTCTATTGGTGCGACACTGAAAAAAAATTTTAAAACCGTCACGCAGGGTTCGCAGGTGCAGCTCAATAAACTTGGCGATAGTATTCGCAAGGTGAAGGATCAGCAGCAGGCCATTCGTAAATTCGATATGGACTCGACTCGTGTCAACGCAGCGAGAATTGCGTTTGCTCAAGCAAGCTTAAAAGTCAAAGACCTGCGCATGCAGGTGGCAGCTTCCAAAAATCCAACCAAAACACTACTCAATCAATACGCTCGTGCTCAGGAGCGCAGCAATCGGTTGTCGGATGCATTAACCCGGCAGCGACGACGATTACAAGAAAGTCGTCAGGCCATGACAGGCTTGGGCTTGTCGACCCAGAATCTACAGCAACAAAATAAACGCCTGGGTGCCTCTGCTGACCAGTTAAATCAAAAATACCAACGCCTCGGCAATACCCTAAAAACGCAGCAGCAGTTGCGAATGAAACGGGATCAAGTGCGTGGGGATCTGTTTGATGCCACGGCGATGGGGTTTCTTGTCTCCCGACCATTGTCAACGGCAATGGATTTTGAAGACTCAATGGCCAAGTTGGGCGCATTGACAAAAGATGCGACCGAAGAACAGTTAACGGTATTAAATAAGGAGGCACAAAAATTAGGTCGTACCACCCAGTTCACCAGTTCCCAAACCGGTGATGCAATGGGGTTCCTGGCAATGGCCGGGTTTGATGCCGATGAGATTAAACAGTCCACCGGCAATGTGTTGCAGCTTGCACAAGCATCGGGGGCGGATCTTGCGACCACAGCGGATATCGCGTCCAACATTATGTCAGGCTTCAATATTCAAGCATCCGAAAGTCAGCGTATTTCTGATGTATTAACCAAAACGTTCACCAGCTCCAACACCACGTTACAGATGCTCGGTGAAACCATGAAATTTGTCGGACCGGTGGCAGCAGCCACCAATACGGATTTGGAAGTCGCCGCCGCAATGGCTGGCAAACTTGGCGATGCGGGTATTCAAGGCTCTATGGCCGGTACGGCATTACGAACCATGCTGCTGCGTTTGTCAGCTCCACCACGAATGGCGGCGGATGCGCTGGAACAATTGAATATTGTGACCAAAGACAGTGCCGGTAATTTACGTTCTTTTCCTGAACTATTAAAAGAAATTAACGATGCGACATCCGAAATGGGCACGGGTGATCGAACGGAAATGATTAAACGGATCTTTGGTACGGAAGCGGCGTCTGCTGCCGCCGTATTAATGGATCAGGCGGGCAAAGACAAACTGCAATCGTTTATTACGATATTGGGGGCATCGAAAGGGACAGCGCAGCAAGTCTCAAAAAAAATGAGCAGCACTACACGAGGTGCCTTAAAACGGTTGGGCAGTGCGTTGGAAAGTATCTCCATTGTTGTCGGAGGATTGTTTTTGCCTGCTATTGCTGCGGTGGCTGATATTCTTGCGATAGTGGCGTCCTGGGTATCGTTGTTCGCGGAAAAGTTTCCGCTATTGACGACCGTAGTGGTGGGCGCGACCGTGGGTATTATCGGTTTGCGCATCGCCACGATTGCCAGCACCTGGACGTATCTATTTATGAAAAGTGCGTTGCTGGGGGTTAACACCACCTTTGGCATCACAGCCATGTTAACCAAACTCAATCAAACTGGATTACTGCGTTTAAATGCCGTTGCCAGTATAACGGCGGTGCGCACAGGGCTAATGACTGCGGCACAGTGGGCGTTAAATGTTGCCATGACGGCTAACCCCATTGGTCTCATTATTGCCGGTATTGCAGCACTCGGGGCAGCAGGGTATTTTCTGGTTACCCGGTGGGATACGGTTAAAACCTTTGTGATAGATTTTTGGCAAAGCATAAAAGAAAAAACTAAAAACGCCGTAGGTTTTTTAATTCAGTTTATTGGTAAATTACTTGATCCTTTTGGTCTTTTGAAAAAGACCGTCCAATTTGTCGGTGCGCTTTTTAGTGGTAACGATTCGCCAGAAATAAAATTGGGTGCATCATCGAATATTTCTACCTTGGATGATGTTCAGCAACGCACAGTCAACGCCGCCAAAACAGCCTCTCAAATCCAAAACTCTACCCAAGTCAACGCGTCAATTGTGGTTAATCCCGCGCCGGGGATGGACGAGCAAAAGATGGGCGAAAAAATGAAATTCATGTTGGAAGAGGAAATGCTTCGCGCGCAAGCAGATCAGAGAGGTGCGCTCTATGATTAA
- a CDS encoding phage tail protein, translating into MSQVMMALGANYRFSIQSAAYQQLKITRNFHWASQERIDERPASQFISIGEKTMSLSGVIYPHYRGGLKQIDELEKEAEQGVPLQLVDGLGEVWGLWVVLSLADTRSFFLQNGQPQKQEFELSLRFYGWQIEKLPRN; encoded by the coding sequence ATGAGTCAAGTGATGATGGCCCTTGGGGCTAACTATCGATTTTCTATTCAATCCGCAGCCTATCAACAACTCAAAATCACGCGCAACTTTCACTGGGCATCCCAGGAGCGTATTGATGAACGACCAGCCAGTCAATTTATAAGCATAGGTGAAAAGACGATGTCTTTGTCCGGGGTAATTTATCCTCACTATCGTGGCGGCCTAAAACAAATCGACGAACTGGAGAAAGAAGCGGAGCAGGGGGTGCCCCTGCAACTAGTGGATGGCTTGGGAGAGGTGTGGGGACTCTGGGTGGTGCTATCGCTTGCGGATACCCGTTCCTTTTTTCTCCAAAACGGACAGCCCCAAAAACAAGAGTTTGAATTATCACTGCGTTTTTACGGTTGGCAAATTGAAAAGCTTCCCAGGAACTAA
- a CDS encoding tail protein X, with protein MQYRTQEGDRLDQICTWFYGLSRRHVENVLSVNPGLSYYGPRLPSGLLIELPEFDSKAHDHPSPIRLWD; from the coding sequence ATGCAATATCGCACACAAGAGGGAGATAGATTGGATCAAATCTGCACATGGTTTTATGGGTTGAGTCGTCGACATGTTGAAAATGTATTAAGCGTGAATCCCGGCCTCTCGTATTATGGTCCGCGTCTTCCATCGGGGTTACTAATCGAACTTCCCGAATTTGATTCCAAAGCTCACGATCACCCTTCACCCATTCGGTTGTGGGATTAG
- a CDS encoding contractile injection system protein, VgrG/Pvc8 family — protein MTPDFRLEANDDDITELIRTCLISLRVTDEAGIKSDALEIQLDDEGSRIQWPETGAVLTLKLGYKETGLTKLGLYSVDEVEYSGPVLRMTIRAKAADMRKTIKAQKKRFWEDTTLYDVVKAVSPDDLTPGVSQALRDIGFTYLEQNNESDLHFLTRIANENGAVVKPTNGYLIVAPRGETKSISGQSLPVTIIQPSMIKRFRFTQAERNKYASVIAYWHDTDNAEKQLVRVGEGDPSFGLRHTYPNIDEAKRAAAAKFKQLQRGLGNLELTLLGNVDIQAEGRIRLEGVRPPIQGEYAVTRVEHTFSSSGFITTCSAEIPTS, from the coding sequence ATGACTCCAGATTTTCGTTTAGAAGCCAACGATGACGATATCACCGAACTGATTCGCACGTGTCTTATTTCACTTCGTGTAACCGATGAGGCGGGTATAAAATCCGATGCGCTGGAAATTCAATTGGATGATGAGGGCAGTCGTATTCAATGGCCGGAGACGGGCGCGGTACTGACATTAAAACTCGGTTATAAAGAAACCGGCTTAACAAAACTTGGATTGTATTCGGTCGATGAGGTGGAATATTCCGGTCCTGTGTTACGGATGACGATTCGCGCAAAAGCGGCGGATATGCGCAAAACGATAAAAGCACAAAAAAAGCGGTTTTGGGAAGACACAACATTGTACGATGTGGTGAAAGCCGTCTCACCTGACGATTTAACACCGGGCGTCTCCCAAGCTTTACGAGACATCGGTTTTACTTACTTGGAGCAGAATAACGAATCGGATTTGCATTTTCTTACGCGTATCGCCAACGAAAATGGTGCAGTGGTCAAACCCACCAATGGCTATCTCATAGTCGCTCCCAGGGGGGAAACCAAATCGATTTCCGGTCAGTCGCTTCCTGTGACAATTATTCAGCCAAGTATGATCAAACGCTTTCGTTTCACCCAGGCTGAAAGAAATAAGTATGCCTCGGTCATTGCATATTGGCATGATACCGATAATGCAGAGAAACAACTTGTCCGAGTCGGCGAGGGCGATCCGTCATTTGGCTTGCGGCATACATATCCCAATATTGATGAAGCGAAGCGAGCTGCTGCCGCTAAGTTTAAGCAGTTACAACGTGGCCTGGGTAATTTGGAATTAACACTACTTGGCAACGTGGACATTCAAGCCGAAGGCCGAATTCGATTAGAAGGGGTGAGGCCACCCATTCAGGGCGAGTATGCCGTGACTCGAGTTGAACATACATTCTCATCAAGTGGGTTTATCACCACCTGTTCGGCGGAAATACCCACCAGCTAG
- a CDS encoding carbon storage regulator, with protein MLILTRRSSESIYVSDDIVITVIRINSVTGEVEIGISAPKDIPIYRQEVYERLPKKQPPSFLTKLFTKPKD; from the coding sequence ATGTTAATACTGACACGACGATCAAGCGAAAGCATTTATGTTAGCGATGATATTGTTATTACTGTTATTAGAATAAATTCTGTTACAGGCGAAGTCGAAATCGGCATTAGTGCGCCCAAAGACATTCCCATTTATCGACAAGAAGTTTACGAACGCCTTCCCAAAAAACAACCCCCGTCTTTTTTAACCAAGCTCTTTACCAAACCAAAGGATTAG
- a CDS encoding HAMP domain-containing protein: protein MKDASLRIKFSACVTIAVLCLAVPILIHNTQQRLELIHANVQQTQATLFDLLSVDAREALETGLYDHLQSRFDQLTQRPDINAIELRDENNKTQVNSPITMSYAGDWVSQSIEQNASGRLLEFPGRTEKSVEVTTPKRLGTLNISFNPALKDAQLQQMKIETGILLVLALFFAIGCAVSVNYFITRRIAQMAKGLIDIQHGNYHPNLSHTSNDELGQLAKHINETGAAVERYEASLQADKEKKIAEQAARTEKEVRSLSMIQNLMNDLRQSIEGTFNEAVELAQEHVSNQAHSLIVNMMNSLRAVDEVQHILEKDELPAYPRYVSDTLTNCITNLERGLGVIASRKQFPIDILVSDSIRKTEDCILIDQHATLRYLTLALEYWPQQLKSFHSQWHIRISVEDKNALVFELKVHTLPLSANQWEQMQQHLIYPLDVPKQERSPLQKSLKKMEEIISVRQSIAVEQNESLTFRYAFQCILGASIEEITEQAKQRFGHHKRIAVVGSTTFVATLKQQFEHLYVDVYAFSYQDILQNKEPLNDQYGLALVDIDSDTQQAQAVLKHLQKFTASSLLRIALSHTPIEQRKPSDKNRYLTDLSDEYLRLPISHTDIARVINSLSANDVARNAILAMQNGFNQPTPSDHPSTDLK, encoded by the coding sequence ATGAAGGATGCGTCACTGCGAATCAAATTTTCCGCGTGCGTAACCATCGCAGTATTGTGTTTAGCGGTTCCCATATTGATTCACAATACGCAACAACGCCTGGAATTAATTCATGCCAACGTACAACAAACGCAAGCCACATTGTTTGACCTGCTCTCTGTCGATGCCAGAGAAGCACTTGAAACCGGCTTATATGATCACCTGCAATCACGGTTTGATCAATTGACGCAACGGCCAGATATAAACGCGATTGAGTTACGTGACGAAAACAATAAAACACAAGTCAACTCGCCAATAACCATGAGTTACGCCGGTGATTGGGTGAGTCAATCTATTGAACAAAATGCATCAGGCCGACTATTAGAATTTCCAGGGCGAACAGAAAAATCGGTTGAGGTAACGACACCTAAACGTCTAGGCACACTGAATATTTCCTTTAACCCCGCACTGAAGGACGCACAACTTCAACAAATGAAAATCGAAACCGGCATATTATTGGTGCTCGCATTGTTCTTTGCCATTGGTTGTGCTGTATCCGTAAATTATTTTATTACTCGTCGTATTGCACAAATGGCAAAGGGCTTAATCGACATTCAACACGGGAACTATCACCCCAACCTTTCCCACACGTCGAATGATGAACTCGGCCAGCTTGCCAAACACATTAATGAAACAGGCGCAGCGGTCGAACGATATGAAGCGTCGCTACAGGCAGATAAAGAGAAAAAGATTGCTGAGCAAGCCGCTCGTACAGAAAAAGAAGTTCGCAGCTTGTCTATGATCCAAAACTTGATGAATGACCTTCGCCAATCCATCGAAGGCACTTTTAACGAAGCAGTGGAACTTGCCCAGGAGCATGTATCCAACCAAGCTCACTCTTTGATCGTCAATATGATGAACTCCCTACGGGCAGTGGATGAAGTCCAGCATATATTGGAAAAGGATGAATTGCCCGCATACCCTCGGTACGTTTCGGATACCTTAACGAACTGTATTACCAATCTTGAACGGGGCTTGGGTGTCATTGCCTCCCGTAAACAATTTCCCATCGATATTCTGGTTTCTGATTCGATACGCAAAACCGAGGATTGCATTCTCATCGATCAACATGCCACGCTTCGCTACCTCACTCTGGCGTTAGAGTATTGGCCACAGCAACTCAAATCCTTTCATTCCCAGTGGCATATTCGCATTAGTGTCGAAGACAAAAATGCACTGGTATTTGAGTTAAAGGTACACACTCTCCCACTGTCCGCCAACCAATGGGAGCAAATGCAGCAGCACTTAATCTATCCTCTGGATGTGCCAAAACAGGAACGTAGCCCCTTACAAAAATCTCTGAAGAAAATGGAGGAGATTATCTCCGTTCGCCAATCCATCGCAGTAGAACAAAACGAATCCTTGACCTTTCGTTATGCCTTCCAATGCATTTTAGGCGCTTCAATAGAGGAAATTACCGAACAGGCTAAACAGCGCTTTGGCCATCACAAACGTATTGCTGTAGTGGGTAGCACCACGTTTGTCGCCACACTCAAACAACAATTTGAGCATCTTTATGTCGATGTTTATGCGTTTAGCTACCAAGACATTCTCCAGAACAAAGAACCGCTCAACGACCAATACGGACTAGCACTGGTGGATATTGACAGCGACACCCAGCAAGCTCAGGCAGTATTGAAGCACTTACAGAAATTCACTGCATCTTCCCTGCTTCGTATTGCTTTGAGTCACACCCCAATAGAACAAAGGAAGCCGTCCGACAAAAACCGCTACTTGACCGATCTGTCAGATGAATATTTGCGGCTCCCCATTAGTCATACGGATATTGCACGAGTGATTAATAGCTTGTCGGCGAATGATGTTGCCCGCAATGCCATCCTGGCCATGCAAAATGGATTCAATCAACCCACTCCATCGGATCATCCCTCCACCGATTTAAAGTAA
- a CDS encoding CPBP family intramembrane glutamic endopeptidase — translation MMKSRLYATVGVLTLTTIFVFGALIPLVNALCLPLFGLGLGWLVVKTPETGWLEIVLWCAVVVLGFFIAIYRPEGFHYPIAWETSAMHEGGLPFTLHMNFSKLLGGILVIIWLLTVYSNNSIARPLHESILITAASVFVMLLIANVFFDVGWQPKISEGLGLFVLVNLGITVLSEEAFFRLLIQDRMTSFFSNPTIGMWVAGIFTSVLFAFAHSTTINKTWLLFFIAGAIYSAVFAYTQRFSMALAVHFGVNLMHFIFLRYPIST, via the coding sequence ATGATGAAATCACGACTGTATGCTACCGTTGGCGTATTAACACTGACGACGATTTTTGTATTCGGCGCACTGATTCCGTTAGTTAACGCCTTGTGTTTACCGCTGTTTGGCCTGGGCTTGGGCTGGCTTGTGGTCAAAACGCCCGAAACCGGATGGCTCGAAATTGTTTTGTGGTGTGCAGTCGTAGTCTTGGGATTCTTTATTGCCATTTATCGACCAGAGGGGTTCCACTACCCTATCGCCTGGGAGACCTCCGCAATGCATGAAGGCGGACTGCCGTTCACCCTACACATGAACTTCAGTAAATTACTCGGTGGCATACTGGTCATTATCTGGTTACTCACCGTATACAGCAACAACTCGATAGCTCGTCCCTTGCACGAATCGATTCTTATTACGGCGGCCAGCGTTTTCGTCATGTTGCTGATTGCCAATGTATTTTTCGATGTCGGATGGCAACCCAAAATATCCGAAGGACTGGGTTTATTTGTGCTCGTCAACCTCGGCATTACCGTACTCTCTGAGGAAGCATTTTTTCGTTTATTGATACAAGATCGAATGACTTCTTTCTTTAGTAATCCGACCATCGGCATGTGGGTCGCAGGAATATTCACAAGTGTTTTGTTTGCCTTTGCCCACTCCACGACAATCAATAAAACGTGGTTACTATTTTTTATTGCAGGGGCAATTTACAGCGCAGTATTTGCCTACACCCAACGGTTTTCAATGGCCTTGGCCGTGCATTTTGGAGTGAATCTAATGCATTTTATTTTTCTTCGATATCCCATATCGACTTAA